In a genomic window of Pseudomonas putida:
- a CDS encoding YybH family protein, which yields MSATHEIQTLIDNYRQAVVAKDIDRIMSFYGEDIVSFDAVKALQFRGKAAYRAHWHACMEMCPGPHQFDFDHINIVADEHIAFAHWLAHCGGTNDKGEIQACWMRGTAGYRREAGQWRIVHEHWSAPFDMQSGAALFNLEP from the coding sequence ATGAGCGCCACCCATGAAATCCAGACCCTCATCGACAACTATCGTCAGGCGGTTGTCGCCAAGGATATCGACAGAATCATGAGCTTCTATGGCGAGGACATCGTCTCCTTCGACGCGGTCAAGGCCCTGCAATTTCGCGGCAAAGCCGCCTACCGGGCGCATTGGCATGCCTGCATGGAAATGTGCCCGGGCCCGCACCAGTTCGACTTCGACCACATCAACATCGTCGCCGATGAACACATCGCCTTCGCCCACTGGCTGGCCCACTGCGGTGGCACCAACGACAAGGGCGAAATCCAGGCCTGCTGGATGCGCGGAACCGCCGGCTATCGACGCGAAGCCGGGCAATGGCGCATCGTTCACGAACACTGGTCGGCCCCGTTCGACATGCAAAGCGGCGCGGCACTGTTCAATCTGGAGCCTTGA
- a CDS encoding GNAT family N-acetyltransferase, whose translation MNTVIRNVTPADLDRCYAIETVAYEGDEAATYEKIATRIATWPEGFIVADVDGVVAGFINSGAAFQVEMSDEAFKELIGHDPAGPNVVIMSVVVHPDYQGQGLAKRLMAEFIERMRGMGKATIHLMCKERHIPLYAGFGFAYIKPSASDHGGMAWHEMLLNL comes from the coding sequence ATGAACACCGTCATCCGCAACGTCACGCCTGCCGACCTGGACCGCTGCTACGCCATCGAAACCGTTGCCTACGAAGGCGACGAAGCCGCGACCTACGAGAAGATCGCCACCCGTATCGCCACCTGGCCCGAGGGTTTCATCGTGGCCGACGTGGACGGCGTGGTGGCCGGTTTCATCAACTCCGGCGCGGCGTTCCAGGTGGAAATGTCCGATGAAGCGTTCAAGGAACTGATCGGCCACGACCCGGCGGGCCCGAACGTGGTGATCATGTCGGTGGTGGTGCATCCGGATTATCAGGGGCAGGGTCTGGCGAAGCGCTTGATGGCTGAGTTCATCGAGCGCATGCGTGGCATGGGCAAGGCGACGATTCATTTGATGTGCAAGGAGCGGCACATTCCGTTGTATGCCGGGTTCGGGTTTGCCTACATCAAGCCTTCGGCTTCCGACCATGGCGGCATGGCGTGGCATGAGATGTTGCTCAATCTCTGA
- a CDS encoding GyrI-like domain-containing protein, whose protein sequence is MDEQKGFELSEPRFEHGHFFLIAGMGERFTQQTIPRIPALWEKLMPHLGQIPGQKGEVMYGVGYNFDGQGGFDYIAGVEISKLDDLPDSYRWVEVQPQYYAVFEHKGPLTTLPQTFRYICDTWLPQSGYKASDAPEFERYSEDYNPKLNTGKLEIWLPIQQ, encoded by the coding sequence ATGGATGAACAAAAAGGCTTCGAACTGTCGGAACCTCGCTTCGAACACGGGCACTTTTTCCTGATTGCCGGTATGGGCGAGCGCTTCACCCAACAGACCATCCCGCGTATCCCCGCTCTGTGGGAGAAACTCATGCCTCATCTGGGGCAGATCCCTGGCCAGAAAGGCGAAGTGATGTACGGCGTCGGTTATAACTTCGATGGTCAGGGCGGTTTCGACTACATCGCCGGGGTCGAGATCAGCAAGCTCGATGACCTGCCCGACAGCTACCGCTGGGTTGAAGTCCAGCCGCAGTATTACGCGGTGTTCGAGCACAAGGGGCCTTTGACCACTTTGCCGCAGACCTTCCGCTACATCTGTGATACCTGGCTCCCGCAATCCGGCTACAAGGCCAGCGACGCCCCGGAGTTCGAGCGCTACAGCGAGGACTACAACCCGAAGCTGAACACCGGCAAGCTGGAAATCTGGTTGCCGATCCAGCAATGA
- a CDS encoding GNAT family N-acetyltransferase: MTARLVPYESLSALQRQQVEAIEVLPEQIKFSGDIHGALHTLLSRPCPGVKGFALLADDIPVAFLLLKRPPVLPAWANEHSATLHALQVDQRAQGKGYGKACLQALPEAARQAWPEIRGLELSVDADNESAIALYARYGFVDSGEAYRGRIGYERRMGLSF, from the coding sequence ATGACAGCCCGACTCGTGCCTTACGAAAGCCTCAGCGCGCTGCAGCGCCAGCAGGTCGAGGCGATAGAGGTGCTCCCGGAACAGATCAAATTCTCCGGTGACATTCACGGCGCCTTGCACACCCTGCTGTCCCGTCCCTGCCCCGGCGTCAAGGGATTTGCCCTGCTGGCGGACGACATTCCCGTGGCGTTCCTGCTGCTCAAGCGCCCGCCGGTATTGCCGGCCTGGGCCAATGAGCATAGCGCCACGCTGCATGCGCTGCAGGTCGACCAACGGGCCCAGGGCAAAGGCTATGGCAAGGCCTGCCTGCAAGCGCTGCCCGAAGCGGCGCGCCAGGCCTGGCCGGAAATACGGGGGCTGGAGTTGTCGGTGGATGCGGACAATGAGTCGGCGATTGCGCTGTATGCCCGGTATGGCTTTGTCGACAGCGGCGAGGCGTACAGGGGAAGGATCGGGTATGAGCGGCGGATGGGGCTGAGCTTCTGA
- a CDS encoding YciI family protein: MKYLCLVYSDERLLHSLPESPNDEECMAYAESVQGSGRMIAAEALQSVQTATTVRMRNGKLSIIDGPFAETKEQLAGFYLIDAKDLNEAIQVAGDIPAARVGSVEVRPVRTLNV; encoded by the coding sequence ATGAAATATTTATGCCTGGTCTACAGCGATGAGCGCCTGCTGCATTCGCTGCCGGAAAGCCCCAACGACGAGGAGTGCATGGCCTATGCCGAGTCGGTCCAGGGCAGTGGCCGGATGATCGCCGCCGAGGCGCTGCAGTCGGTGCAGACCGCCACCACCGTGCGCATGCGCAACGGCAAGTTGTCGATCATTGACGGTCCGTTTGCCGAAACCAAGGAGCAATTGGCCGGCTTCTACCTGATCGATGCCAAGGATCTGAACGAAGCCATCCAGGTCGCGGGTGACATCCCGGCGGCGCGGGTCGGCAGCGTCGAAGTGCGCCCCGTTCGAACGTTGAATGTCTGA